Proteins encoded within one genomic window of Thioploca ingrica:
- a CDS encoding 3-isopropylmalate dehydratase, large subunit codes for MLAKTLYDKLWDAHVVRMDNSGAALLYIDRHLIHEVTSPQAFEGLRLTQRQPWRINANLAVPDHNVPTTNREGGISAITDPISRLQVSTLDQNCQAYGIPEFTMNDPRQGIVHVIGPEQGAILPGMTIVCGDSHTSTHGAFGALAFGIGTSEVEHVLATQCLIQKKSNQMLIRVEGKIGAGITAKDIILAIIGQIGTAGGTGYAIEFGGTAIQDLSLEGRMTVCNMAIEAGARAGLIAVDDKTIEYVRHRPYAPTGELSTQAEANWRQLHSDPQAHFDQVITIAANTIKPQVTWGTSPEMVVAIDATVPDPNQINDPVTAASMRRALAYMDLAPGMPITQIQLDKIFIGSCTNSRIEDLRAAAQVVKGRRIANNIKQALVVPGSGLIKRQAEQEGLDQIFIQAGFEWRAPGCSMCLAMNADRLAMGERCASTSNRNFEGRQGPGGRTHLVSPIMAAAAAIAGHFVDVRDFA; via the coding sequence ATGTTAGCAAAGACATTATATGATAAGTTGTGGGATGCCCATGTAGTGCGCATGGATAACAGTGGTGCCGCCTTACTTTATATTGATCGTCATCTCATTCATGAAGTCACTTCTCCCCAAGCTTTTGAAGGACTTCGTTTAACTCAGCGTCAACCTTGGCGGATTAATGCTAATTTAGCGGTTCCTGACCACAATGTGCCCACAACCAACCGTGAGGGGGGTATATCAGCCATTACTGATCCCATTTCACGGTTACAAGTCAGTACCCTAGATCAAAATTGTCAAGCTTATGGTATCCCTGAATTCACGATGAACGATCCGCGCCAAGGAATTGTACACGTGATTGGGCCAGAACAAGGTGCCATTTTACCGGGAATGACTATTGTCTGTGGCGATTCGCATACTTCAACGCATGGCGCTTTTGGTGCGTTAGCCTTTGGAATCGGTACTTCGGAAGTGGAACATGTTTTAGCCACGCAATGCTTAATCCAGAAAAAGTCGAACCAGATGCTAATCCGGGTTGAGGGTAAAATCGGTGCAGGAATTACCGCTAAAGATATCATTCTAGCGATTATTGGCCAAATCGGGACCGCCGGTGGAACGGGGTATGCTATTGAATTTGGTGGGACGGCTATTCAAGATCTGTCTCTAGAAGGTCGAATGACCGTTTGCAACATGGCTATTGAAGCTGGAGCAAGAGCCGGCTTGATTGCAGTTGATGATAAAACGATTGAATATGTTCGCCATCGACCTTATGCGCCCACCGGCGAATTATCGACACAAGCTGAAGCGAATTGGCGCCAATTACACAGTGATCCGCAGGCACACTTTGATCAAGTGATAACGATTGCCGCGAATACCATTAAGCCACAGGTTACCTGGGGCACTTCACCGGAAATGGTCGTTGCTATTGATGCCACTGTACCTGATCCCAATCAAATCAATGACCCGGTGACAGCAGCTAGTATGCGGCGTGCCTTAGCTTATATGGACTTGGCACCCGGTATGCCTATTACTCAAATTCAATTGGATAAAATATTTATTGGTTCCTGTACCAATTCACGTATTGAAGATTTACGTGCTGCCGCTCAAGTGGTTAAAGGGCGTCGAATTGCCAACAATATCAAACAAGCCTTAGTCGTACCGGGTTCCGGTCTAATCAAACGACAAGCTGAACAAGAAGGGCTAGACCAAATTTTTATTCAAGCCGGGTTTGAATGGCGTGCACCAGGTTGTTCAATGTGTTTAGCCATGAACGCGGATCGTTTAGCCATGGGGGAACGTTGTGCTTCGACTTCTAACCGTAATTTTGAAGGTCGACAAGGACCGGGGGGACGTACTCATTTAGTCAGTCCCATCATGGCAGCGGCTGCGGCTATTGCCGGACATTTTGTGGATGTACGCGATTTCGCGTAA
- a CDS encoding nitrogenase molybdenum-iron cofactor biosynthesis protein NifN — protein MATISKRNKALAVNPLKVSQSVGAALAFLGIRRAIPMLHGSQGCTAFGKVFLVRHFREPIPLQTTAMDQISTVMNADDNVIEGLKTIAEKSQPALIGLPTTGLSETQGTDIHRLVKSFYDTYPQFRLIPVVPVNSPDYLGCLESGFALAVKALLEHLVPTAGNRPGRRFRQVNVLVGSALTPGDLEHLRELIEAFGLQPIIIPDLSDSLDGHLPEIDFSAITVGGTPVSAFTTLGESAATLVIGRSLSNAADWLKERTQVPDFRFDSLMGLEAVDRLVMTLAQISGQPIPEKIERQRAQLQDAMLDTHFMLGFARIAIAADPDLLYALSCLVKAMGAEITAAIAPANAPILEEVPAAEVKLGDLEDLENQAREQGAQLLISNSHAVGVAERLHIPLLRAGFPQYDQIGGYQRLWIGYRGTRQTLFDLANLLSSRKFHEIPAYRSRYAVRPEEVITPFAATYPS, from the coding sequence ATGGCTACAATCAGCAAACGTAATAAAGCCTTGGCGGTTAATCCGCTCAAAGTGAGTCAATCGGTTGGTGCCGCTCTAGCTTTTCTGGGCATTCGCCGTGCTATTCCGATGTTACATGGTTCTCAAGGTTGTACGGCTTTTGGCAAAGTTTTTTTGGTGCGCCATTTCCGTGAACCCATTCCCTTGCAGACGACCGCGATGGATCAAATTAGCACGGTGATGAATGCGGATGACAATGTGATCGAAGGTCTAAAAACGATTGCGGAAAAAAGCCAACCAGCCTTGATTGGATTGCCCACCACCGGGTTATCCGAAACGCAGGGGACCGATATCCATCGTCTTGTGAAAAGTTTCTACGACACTTATCCGCAATTCCGTTTGATTCCAGTGGTACCGGTTAACTCACCCGATTATCTTGGTTGTCTGGAAAGTGGCTTTGCACTCGCCGTCAAAGCTCTGCTCGAACACTTAGTCCCCACCGCCGGCAATCGACCGGGACGCCGCTTTCGACAGGTCAATGTGTTAGTTGGTTCGGCACTCACCCCCGGTGATTTGGAACACCTGCGGGAATTGATTGAAGCGTTTGGTTTACAGCCCATCATCATCCCCGATTTATCGGATTCACTCGATGGGCATCTCCCCGAAATTGACTTCAGCGCGATTACGGTGGGTGGTACGCCGGTGTCCGCTTTTACGACTTTAGGTGAATCAGCCGCCACTTTAGTCATCGGTCGTTCCCTCAGCAACGCGGCAGATTGGCTAAAAGAACGAACTCAAGTACCCGATTTTCGGTTTGATAGTCTCATGGGATTAGAGGCAGTTGACCGGTTAGTCATGACCTTAGCGCAAATCAGCGGTCAACCCATTCCAGAGAAAATCGAGCGACAACGCGCCCAGCTACAAGACGCTATGCTAGACACGCATTTCATGCTCGGTTTTGCGCGGATCGCCATCGCAGCGGATCCGGATTTATTATACGCCTTGAGTTGTTTGGTTAAGGCAATGGGTGCTGAAATCACCGCAGCCATCGCCCCAGCCAATGCGCCTATCCTGGAAGAGGTGCCCGCTGCAGAAGTTAAATTGGGTGATTTAGAAGATTTAGAAAATCAAGCACGAGAACAAGGTGCCCAACTGCTCATCAGTAATTCCCATGCGGTTGGCGTAGCAGAACGGTTGCATATTCCACTGCTCCGGGCTGGATTTCCTCAATATGATCAGATTGGCGGCTACCAACGCCTGTGGATAGGCTATCGGGGTACCCGACAAACTTTATTTGATTTGGCTAACTTACTGTCGAGTCGGAAATTTCATGAAATCCCTGCATACCGTTCCCGTTACGCCGTTCGTCCAGAAGAAGTCATTACGCCATTTGCGGCTACTTACCCATCGTGA
- a CDS encoding NifY protein, translated as MPEIAMETITKEAARRIAYAAHCLPQIELHTFVIQLVKQIVLPVTEEKLAQITVVDLNNWFANQTKMAAVLNAAGLERAKRYLCGEEKTDPTIPVPERDTISEMLGSLRVAVASNTGEMLDGHFGSCPRFLIYQVGSEAVYLAEVRSTQSLDEAKDKNAARVALIRDCAILYVQSIGGPAAAKVVYAGIHPVKFPAGGSAREALARLQTTLASPPPWLAKILGVSANRSLDRYLEAVEE; from the coding sequence ATGCCGGAAATTGCTATGGAAACGATTACCAAAGAAGCCGCACGACGCATTGCCTATGCGGCTCATTGTTTACCACAGATTGAACTACACACGTTTGTGATTCAATTAGTCAAGCAGATAGTATTACCGGTAACAGAAGAAAAACTGGCTCAAATCACGGTAGTTGATTTAAACAACTGGTTTGCTAATCAGACCAAAATGGCAGCCGTACTCAACGCTGCTGGACTAGAACGAGCAAAACGTTACCTCTGTGGTGAGGAAAAAACGGATCCAACGATACCGGTTCCGGAACGGGATACAATTAGTGAAATGCTAGGTAGCTTAAGGGTCGCAGTTGCTTCTAATACGGGTGAAATGTTAGATGGCCATTTTGGTAGCTGTCCTCGTTTTCTTATCTATCAAGTCGGATCAGAGGCAGTGTATCTGGCCGAGGTACGTTCAACCCAATCACTAGATGAAGCTAAGGATAAGAATGCCGCTCGGGTAGCACTGATCCGCGATTGTGCAATACTGTACGTCCAATCGATTGGGGGACCAGCAGCGGCTAAAGTGGTCTATGCGGGTATCCATCCAGTGAAATTTCCGGCCGGTGGCTCCGCCCGTGAAGCACTCGCCCGCTTGCAAACGACCCTGGCATCACCACCACCCTGGCTAGCCAAAATTCTGGGAGTATCAGCCAATCGTTCATTGGATCGATATCTTGAAGCGGTAGAGGAATAA
- a CDS encoding sigma factor RpoE regulatory protein RseC, giving the protein MIAIKATVIEKAPGQIWIKTTEGCTSCQSGCGLAEVGRFLAQRRSSIALPCDQVVNTGDEVTIVVAESALLRAGLFAYLMPATLMILGAALATLAGGGDGSAVIGAIAGLTLGFIFIRLVNRYQVHQSVRIPSSTSGDLSS; this is encoded by the coding sequence ATGATTGCAATCAAAGCCACGGTAATTGAGAAAGCACCCGGTCAAATTTGGATAAAAACCACTGAAGGTTGTACGAGTTGTCAAAGCGGTTGCGGTCTAGCCGAAGTGGGCCGATTTTTGGCGCAGCGGCGTTCAAGCATCGCACTGCCTTGCGACCAAGTTGTTAACACTGGTGACGAGGTAACCATTGTCGTGGCTGAATCGGCCTTGCTTCGCGCTGGATTATTCGCCTACTTGATGCCAGCGACTTTGATGATATTGGGTGCTGCTTTGGCAACTTTAGCGGGTGGTGGTGACGGTAGTGCGGTTATCGGTGCCATCGCTGGCTTAACGCTTGGTTTTATCTTTATTCGCCTAGTGAACCGTTATCAAGTCCATCAATCAGTGCGAATACCTTCTTCAACTTCAGGAGATTTGTCATCATGA
- a CDS encoding 4Fe-4S ferredoxin iron-sulfur binding domain-containing protein, which translates to MAMKIDPKLCTSCGDCEPECPTTSIKPKKGVYVINAETCTNCEGEYDSPKCLELCPIDDCIVAVLAA; encoded by the coding sequence ATGGCGATGAAAATTGACCCCAAGCTGTGCACTTCTTGTGGTGACTGCGAACCGGAATGTCCTACTACTTCCATCAAGCCTAAAAAAGGCGTCTACGTCATTAATGCAGAAACCTGCACCAATTGTGAAGGTGAGTATGATTCACCTAAATGTTTAGAACTTTGTCCTATCGACGACTGCATCGTAGCGGTCTTGGCTGCTTAA
- a CDS encoding dinitrogenase iron-molybdenum cofactor biosynthesis protein, with amino-acid sequence MTVKIAFASHDRQQVNQHFGVAEALVFYEVEPDHAQLVEVVEFTAAQMDGNEDKLSARIALLEGCAAVYCQAIGGSAIQQLLAHHIQPIKVENGKSIKELLEELQHNLRSDSPPAWLSKYFKRQALADRFATMAAEGWQE; translated from the coding sequence ATGACCGTGAAAATCGCTTTTGCTAGTCATGATCGCCAACAAGTTAATCAGCATTTTGGCGTAGCTGAAGCCTTGGTTTTTTACGAAGTTGAACCGGATCATGCTCAACTGGTTGAAGTGGTGGAATTTACCGCCGCGCAAATGGATGGTAATGAAGACAAATTGTCGGCTAGAATCGCTTTACTAGAAGGTTGTGCTGCGGTTTATTGCCAAGCGATTGGCGGTTCTGCCATTCAACAACTTTTAGCGCACCATATTCAACCAATTAAAGTCGAAAATGGCAAATCGATCAAAGAATTATTGGAAGAATTACAACACAATCTGCGCAGTGATTCCCCACCCGCTTGGCTAAGCAAGTATTTTAAACGTCAAGCGCTGGCGGATCGATTTGCAACGATGGCAGCGGAGGGTTGGCAAGAATGA
- a CDS encoding nitrogen fixation protein, translating to MSVVTVEPDSLVTTDFISEIVKQMRALDSQGIYDNQSVERLLAPFVINKQQRRQIPVIGDPSREIVSRLQVFYNAIAILIEKQCGLMAVPMINLTHEGFGRVIITVGKLLVLDRTLRDAHRFGFISLEKMQTEADQLLAVALALIGKYPEVANL from the coding sequence ATGAGTGTCGTTACGGTTGAACCCGATTCTTTGGTCACGACCGATTTTATCAGTGAGATCGTTAAACAAATGCGTGCTCTAGACAGCCAGGGTATTTACGATAACCAATCAGTGGAACGTTTATTAGCTCCCTTTGTCATTAACAAACAACAGCGGCGGCAAATTCCGGTGATAGGCGATCCCAGCCGAGAAATCGTATCGCGACTCCAGGTTTTCTACAACGCCATCGCTATTCTGATCGAAAAACAGTGTGGGTTAATGGCCGTACCAATGATAAATCTCACTCATGAAGGTTTTGGGCGGGTGATTATCACCGTGGGTAAGCTGTTAGTGCTGGATCGTACCTTACGGGATGCACATCGGTTTGGTTTTATCAGTTTAGAAAAAATGCAAACGGAAGCGGATCAGTTGCTGGCGGTGGCACTGGCGCTTATTGGCAAATATCCAGAAGTGGCTAATTTGTAA
- a CDS encoding WD repeat-containing protein → MTIKLKVFISYADPDQEFKQALLKQLAILQRQGAITTWDKSQLQAHEDEQQAIQTIIEKCQIALLLLSEDYLAADFTRSVVLPRLLARKINENIRILPIIVRPCEWESIAELKSLTMVPENCVPLNHFPQKTGERAEVWTQIAEQINHLVQELQYTLHSHTRQKVDLQFLSPSATPFIGRIQQLTELDKAFNDKNINVIGIIGASGIGKSALVNEWLKRMEPSYNGAQWVFGWSFYSQGNPYNQANASDFFNRVLTFLGHDNFLTLTEDAKAHYLLGSLQEKKGILVLDGLEPLQMGFNNKGKIVDLGLKTLLIDLQKQALEKQHLLIITSQRPLVELAGCPFYKNLYLEKLTPGNGASLLKSLNVEGSPWQLTAASQAYGGHTLALVLLAHLLSEYYRGDIRCHTQLSIVAAATEPESHVLRTLRHYDEVCWNAEAPERRFLYLLSLFNRPMTADEQQILLQQATVAKPLTTLSDSAWKRLFNQLRKLELLLEMAPDKWDTHPLIRHYFREQFRQLDLAAWQQAHAVLFEYFHTQSAQNDTDTLANRNSFYQAVHHALLAGQYQPALQLYQQQVVAAKTSRLFAQELTLIAEFFTQDWNQMISSQLSLLEQSWLLAQAAWCLKSLGCLSEAVIPQQINVHILKKLSAWEAASQAAEDLIDLLLPQGLLAEAKYIAKQAITWAESANNPLRQIHSHIQFATTLYRLGELVDNVSGFQFAEVLQSRYQPQFPQLYARAGVHYGLLLLERAKDVTEREAVLTRVQQIKQVAEQYSESAEIALAHFMVGRVLVALHRPTEAEMELQAAIALWRKINNYYDLPEGLLTQAKFYRDQGHLSAAQQDLNEALDIIKRYSMQLYEAEAYLLQGHLVLDKKYQQSSVRLSNDSPFHLLQSDNTVKEAEQFYQQAARLIKDMDYGLRIAELSLLAARLAHYANRHQDALTHLDTAKQRIQKIKQWGLLPQWERVSSEIC, encoded by the coding sequence ATGACAATTAAACTAAAAGTCTTTATTAGTTATGCTGATCCCGATCAGGAATTTAAACAAGCTTTGTTAAAGCAACTCGCTATTTTACAACGCCAAGGTGCTATTACCACTTGGGATAAATCTCAGCTCCAAGCCCATGAAGATGAACAACAAGCCATTCAAACGATTATTGAAAAATGTCAAATTGCCTTGTTATTACTCAGTGAAGATTATTTAGCGGCTGATTTTACCCGTTCGGTGGTATTACCGCGATTATTAGCCAGAAAGATTAATGAAAATATTCGCATTCTGCCGATTATTGTCCGTCCTTGCGAATGGGAATCAATCGCTGAATTGAAAAGCTTGACGATGGTGCCAGAAAATTGTGTTCCTTTAAATCATTTTCCACAAAAGACCGGCGAACGTGCCGAAGTATGGACTCAGATTGCCGAGCAAATTAATCATCTGGTTCAAGAATTACAATATACCCTACATTCCCATACTCGCCAAAAAGTTGACTTACAATTTTTATCGCCATCCGCTACGCCTTTTATTGGACGTATTCAACAATTAACGGAACTCGATAAAGCCTTTAATGATAAAAATATTAATGTCATCGGGATCATTGGTGCCAGTGGCATCGGTAAATCGGCATTGGTCAATGAATGGCTAAAACGAATGGAACCCAGCTATAACGGCGCGCAATGGGTATTCGGTTGGTCATTTTATAGTCAAGGTAATCCCTATAATCAAGCTAATGCGAGTGATTTTTTTAATCGAGTACTTACTTTTTTGGGGCATGATAACTTCTTGACGCTGACTGAAGATGCTAAAGCACATTATTTATTAGGTTCATTACAAGAGAAAAAAGGTATTTTAGTATTAGATGGTTTAGAACCTTTGCAAATGGGTTTTAATAATAAAGGCAAAATTGTTGATCTGGGATTAAAAACCTTGTTAATCGATTTGCAAAAGCAAGCTTTAGAAAAACAACATCTGCTTATTATTACTTCACAACGACCACTGGTGGAATTAGCCGGTTGTCCCTTTTATAAAAATCTTTATCTCGAAAAATTAACACCTGGTAATGGTGCCAGTTTACTCAAATCCTTAAATGTCGAAGGTTCTCCTTGGCAATTAACGGCAGCGAGTCAAGCCTATGGTGGACATACTTTAGCTTTAGTGCTCTTAGCCCATCTCTTAAGTGAATATTATCGTGGCGATATTCGTTGTCATACGCAATTATCCATAGTAGCGGCGGCGACAGAACCAGAAAGCCATGTGTTACGTACTTTACGTCATTATGATGAAGTGTGTTGGAATGCTGAAGCACCCGAACGACGATTTTTATATTTGTTAAGTTTGTTTAATCGTCCCATGACAGCAGATGAACAACAAATTTTGTTACAACAAGCAACGGTTGCTAAACCCTTAACGACTTTATCAGACAGCGCCTGGAAACGCTTATTTAATCAATTACGCAAATTAGAACTCTTGTTGGAAATGGCACCCGATAAATGGGATACTCACCCACTGATTCGCCATTACTTTCGAGAACAATTTCGTCAATTGGATTTGGCAGCGTGGCAACAAGCCCATGCAGTTTTATTTGAATATTTTCACACCCAATCGGCTCAAAACGATACCGATACCTTAGCCAATAGAAATTCTTTTTATCAGGCAGTGCATCATGCGCTATTAGCCGGTCAGTATCAACCAGCCTTGCAACTTTATCAACAGCAAGTTGTTGCTGCTAAAACAAGCCGACTTTTTGCACAAGAATTGACCCTGATTGCAGAATTTTTCACTCAAGATTGGAATCAAATGATTTCTAGCCAATTGTCTCTCCTTGAGCAATCTTGGTTATTAGCTCAAGCCGCTTGGTGTTTAAAATCACTCGGTTGCTTGTCAGAAGCCGTTATTCCTCAACAAATCAATGTGCATATTTTAAAGAAATTATCCGCTTGGGAAGCAGCATCCCAAGCTGCTGAAGATTTGATTGATTTACTGTTGCCTCAAGGGTTATTAGCAGAAGCGAAATATATTGCTAAACAAGCCATTACTTGGGCAGAATCCGCGAATAATCCTTTAAGACAAATTCATAGTCATATTCAATTTGCAACCACTTTATATCGGTTAGGAGAATTAGTGGATAACGTTTCTGGGTTTCAGTTTGCAGAAGTCCTTCAATCCCGTTACCAGCCACAATTCCCACAGCTTTATGCGCGTGCGGGTGTTCACTATGGTTTGTTATTATTGGAACGTGCTAAAGATGTGACCGAACGAGAAGCCGTATTAACACGAGTACAACAGATCAAGCAAGTTGCTGAGCAATACTCAGAATCCGCTGAAATCGCCTTAGCTCATTTTATGGTCGGTCGGGTTTTAGTTGCACTTCATCGTCCCACTGAGGCGGAAATGGAATTGCAAGCCGCTATAGCACTTTGGCGTAAAATCAATAATTATTATGATTTACCAGAAGGGTTACTTACCCAAGCTAAATTTTATCGTGACCAAGGTCATCTCTCAGCCGCACAACAAGATTTAAATGAAGCTTTAGACATTATTAAACGTTATAGTATGCAACTGTATGAAGCAGAAGCTTATTTGCTACAAGGACATTTGGTTTTAGATAAAAAGTATCAACAATCTTCAGTTCGATTGAGTAATGATTCCCCATTTCACCTCCTGCAATCAGATAATACCGTCAAAGAAGCAGAACAATTTTACCAGCAGGCTGCCCGACTGATAAAAGACATGGACTATGGATTACGAATTGCGGAATTATCTTTACTCGCTGCTCGCTTAGCACATTATGCCAACCGTCATCAAGATGCCTTAACTCATCTGGATACCGCTAAACAGCGTATTCAAAAGATTAAACAATGGGGATTATTACCCCAATGGGAACGAGTGAGTTCAGAAATTTGTTAA
- a CDS encoding ferredoxin, whose translation MTTITGLTRGGLVWIPTFVVTLNQEKCIGCGRCYKVCPRNVFELVEYEGDEDRDDLDDDNNMVMAIANVMDCIGCGACGRVCPKSCHNHEPASLAA comes from the coding sequence ATGACAACGATCACCGGACTAACTCGAGGTGGCTTGGTATGGATTCCTACCTTTGTCGTCACCTTGAATCAAGAAAAATGTATTGGTTGCGGGCGCTGCTATAAAGTGTGTCCACGTAACGTATTTGAATTGGTGGAATATGAAGGTGATGAGGATCGGGACGATCTGGACGACGATAATAACATGGTGATGGCTATTGCTAATGTCATGGATTGTATTGGTTGTGGGGCTTGTGGCCGAGTTTGTCCGAAAAGCTGTCATAATCACGAACCAGCCTCGCTAGCGGCTTAA
- a CDS encoding nitrogenase MoFe cofactor biosynthesis protein NifE, translated as MYAKKNIAELLDEPACAHNQKSKSGCSRPKPGATAGGCSFDGAQIALLPIADVAHIVHGAIACAGSSWDSRGSRSAGRALYRIGMTTDLTEQDVIMGRGEKRLFHAIKQAIDSYQPAAVFVYNTCVPALIGDDLEAVCKAAEERWGVPVVPVDAAGFYGTKNLGNRLAGETMVKYVIGTREPDPIPAEAHRPGVTVHNVNLIGEYNIAGEFWQVLPLFDEIGLRVLCTLSGDTRFHEIQTMHRAKVTMVVCAKALLNVARKLKNRYGIPWFEGSFYGIVDTSNTFREFARLINDPALTERVEALISREEARANQALAPWRQRLQGKRVLLYTGGVKSWSVVSALQDLGMEVVATGTKKSTEEDKARIRELMGETAHMIEDGNPRLLLNLVKEYQADLLIAGGRNMFTALKARLPFLDINQEREFGYAGYQGMVELARQLALTLESPIWEAVRRPAPWKTKVVNAVREKN; from the coding sequence ATGTATGCTAAAAAAAATATTGCTGAATTACTCGACGAACCAGCCTGTGCTCATAATCAAAAAAGTAAATCGGGCTGTTCCCGGCCCAAGCCCGGCGCCACGGCCGGTGGGTGTTCTTTTGATGGGGCTCAAATTGCGCTACTGCCCATTGCGGATGTCGCCCATATCGTCCACGGTGCCATCGCTTGTGCGGGATCATCTTGGGATAGTCGCGGTAGCCGCTCGGCCGGTCGGGCATTGTACCGGATTGGGATGACCACCGATCTGACGGAACAAGATGTCATCATGGGGCGGGGAGAAAAACGGCTATTTCATGCCATAAAACAGGCTATCGATAGTTATCAGCCAGCTGCAGTATTTGTTTACAACACCTGTGTACCGGCTTTGATTGGTGACGATTTAGAAGCCGTCTGTAAAGCCGCTGAGGAGCGCTGGGGTGTGCCGGTGGTTCCAGTCGATGCCGCTGGTTTTTATGGGACTAAGAACTTGGGTAATCGGTTAGCGGGTGAAACGATGGTCAAATATGTGATAGGTACCCGCGAACCGGATCCTATCCCAGCCGAAGCACACCGCCCTGGAGTAACGGTACACAATGTTAACCTGATTGGTGAATACAATATTGCTGGGGAATTCTGGCAAGTGTTACCGTTGTTCGATGAGATCGGATTGCGCGTGCTGTGTACGCTATCCGGTGATACCCGTTTTCACGAAATCCAGACCATGCACCGCGCCAAGGTCACGATGGTCGTTTGCGCTAAAGCGCTGCTGAATGTCGCTCGCAAATTGAAAAATCGCTATGGCATTCCTTGGTTTGAAGGCAGCTTTTATGGCATCGTCGATACGTCGAATACTTTTCGAGAATTTGCCCGCTTAATCAATGATCCAGCGTTAACTGAACGGGTAGAAGCGCTGATATCCCGCGAAGAAGCTCGCGCCAACCAAGCATTAGCGCCTTGGCGGCAGCGGCTGCAAGGTAAACGCGTGCTGTTATACACCGGTGGCGTCAAATCTTGGTCCGTAGTTTCTGCCCTGCAAGACTTGGGGATGGAGGTGGTCGCCACCGGTACGAAAAAATCAACTGAGGAAGATAAAGCGCGTATTCGGGAACTGATGGGAGAAACTGCCCATATGATTGAAGACGGTAATCCACGTCTATTACTCAATCTGGTCAAGGAATACCAAGCCGATTTACTGATTGCCGGCGGGCGAAATATGTTCACTGCTCTCAAAGCCCGATTGCCTTTTTTAGATATTAATCAAGAACGTGAATTCGGTTATGCCGGTTATCAAGGCATGGTGGAATTAGCTCGGCAATTAGCGCTGACTTTAGAAAGTCCGATTTGGGAAGCGGTGCGTCGACCGGCACCCTGGAAAACCAAGGTTGTCAACGCAGTTCGGGAGAAAAATTGA
- a CDS encoding calmodulin, whose product MSTEKEIRAAFDACDKDHSGFLKGEELKTAFSTAKHEATQEELEAIMAYADENGDGQLSYEEFAKFVR is encoded by the coding sequence ATGAGTACCGAAAAAGAAATAAGAGCCGCCTTCGACGCTTGTGATAAAGATCACAGTGGATTTCTGAAAGGAGAGGAATTAAAAACTGCTTTTAGTACTGCTAAACACGAAGCAACTCAAGAGGAACTGGAAGCGATAATGGCATATGCTGATGAAAATGGAGATGGTCAACTTAGCTATGAGGAATTTGCCAAATTCGTTAGATAG
- a CDS encoding nitrogen fixation protein NifT, translating into MANIMIRQDTSGDLIFYLAKKDLEEKIIAIEFNSPDKWGGELKLADGQAYYVTPLDERPKLPITVRARRL; encoded by the coding sequence ATGGCAAATATCATGATCCGCCAAGATACTTCCGGCGATCTCATCTTCTATCTCGCTAAAAAGGATTTGGAAGAAAAAATTATTGCTATCGAATTTAATAGCCCAGATAAATGGGGAGGAGAACTCAAACTAGCGGATGGTCAAGCTTATTATGTGACTCCGCTCGATGAACGTCCTAAACTACCGATAACCGTGCGAGCACGGCGGTTGTAA